In Populus trichocarpa isolate Nisqually-1 chromosome 12, P.trichocarpa_v4.1, whole genome shotgun sequence, a genomic segment contains:
- the LOC7482139 gene encoding AT-hook motif nuclear-localized protein 6, translating to MIYEVMEAKEGIAVSSGVTVKAEEAPDGFRVAPRNENSSPSPNPNPNPNQNNNHNPNPNSNSNSNSNPSPNPDPGQLGAPQVGASPVSAVGTDTAGKKKRGRPRKYAPDGTLALALSPMPISSSIPLTGDYYAWKRGRGRPLESVKKQHNYEYESTGDKIAYFVGTNFMPHVITVNAGEDVTMKVMSFSQQGARAICILSANGTISNVTLRQPTSSGGTLTYEGRFEILSLSGSFMPSENGGTKGRSGGMSVSLAGPDGRVVGGGLAGLLVAAGPVQVVVGSFLLGHQQESKHKKQRIEPALAVIPATIPATINVISPEEMKGSYGGVRPIAIPSPLHGDNPASLNPMQA from the exons ATGATCTATGAAGTGATGGAGGCAAAAGAAGGAATAGCAGTAAGTTCAGGTGTAACAGTTAAGGCAGAAGAAGCTCCTGATGGCTTCAGGGTGGCACCCAGAAATGAAAATTCTAGCCCTAGTCCAAACCCAAACCCGAACCCAAACCAGAACAATAACCATAACCCGAACCCGAACTCTAACTCTAACTCTAACTCGAACCCTAGTCCAAACCCTGATCCCGGACAGCTTGGTGCCCCACAGGTGGGTGCCTCTCCTGTGAGTGCGGTCGGTACTGATACTGCGGGCAAGAAGAAAAGGGGGAGGCCTAGAAAGTATGCCCCTGATGGTACTTTAGCTCTAGCGTTGTCACCAATGCCAATATCGTCCTCTATTCCGCTTACCGGAGACTATTATGCATGGAAAAGGGGTAGAGGGCGGCCACTGGAGTCAGTGAAGAAGCAACATAATTATGAATATGAGAGCACAG GTGACAAAATTGCATACTTTGTTGGCACTAATTTCATGCCCCATGTGATCACTGTTAATGCTGGCGAG GATGTGACAATGAAGGTCATGTCCTTTTCGCAACAAGGAGCTCGTGCTATATGCATTCTTTCTGCAAATGGGACTATCTCTAATGTTACACTTCGTCAACCTACTTCTTCTGGTGGTACTCTAACATATGAG GGTCGTTTTGAGATACTTTCTTTATCTGGGTCATTTATGCCCTCTGAAAATGGAGGAACAAAGGGCAGATCTGGTGGGATGAGTGTCTCTTTGGCAGGTCCAGATGGTCGTGTTGTGGGGGGAGGACTTGCTGGTCTGCTGGTAGCTGCCGGTCCTGTGCAG GTTGTCGTGGGCAGTTTTCTACTAGGTCATCAGCAGGAGTCAAAGCACAAGAAGCAGAGAATTGAACCTGCACTGGCTGTCATTCCAGCTACTATTCCAGCTACAATCAATGTGATCTCCCCAGAAGAAATGAAGGGGTCTTATGGTGGAGTAAGACCTATTGCCATACCATCTCCATTACATGGAGACAACCCAG
- the LOC7482177 gene encoding protein YLS7 isoform X2: MKRASLMWKAMALASSPKESNPTMAAFPRSLSSMAASVGGLAVFLVIASLLLVSYPIGSTVSGYFYGIDSAGQVDLPIFEGNQSSIDRGHDSDVDVVDKDSSSGSDLKVLISLGGVNNNSVNVSDSQPGSDLQESTTGARKEEEASFKDGSVALSFKENDVDKGSEESSSDAASADSKSGAKSDVSAVPSNASKTGSDDPGCDLYRGNWFYDSLGPLYTNNTCPVLTQMQNCQGNGRPDKEYENWRWKPSQCNLPRFDAKKFLELMRGKTIAFIGDSVARNQMESMLCLLWQAKAPKNQGNKKMQRYFFRSTSTMVVRIWSSWLVHQTSEPIDFAPEGVVKLHLDAPDEHFMEFIPSFDVIVLSSGHWFAKQSVYVLNNEIVGGQLWWPDKSRPMKINNIEAFGISVETILTSIASHPNYTGLTILRSYSPDHYEGGAWNTGGSCTGKEKPLAPGELVGNSFTDIMHKKQIAGFDRAIKKATDKSKLKLMDITEAFGYRHDGHPGPYRSLDPNKLTKRGPDGKPPPQDCLHWCMPGPVDTWNELVLEIIRRDFASSQSSPV; encoded by the exons ATGAAAAGAGCTAGCTTAATGTGGAAAGCCATGGCCTTGGCTTCTTCACCGAAAGAGAGTAATCCCACGATGGCTGCGTTTCCACGGTCCCTTTCATCAATGGCAGCATCAGTTGGAGGCCTTGCAGTATTCCTGGTTATTGCTTCTTTGCTTTTGGTTTCGTACCCTATAGGTTCCACGGTTAGTGGATACTTTTATGGGATAGATAGCGCCGGACAAGTTGATTTACCCATTTTTGAAGGCAATCAAAGCTCCATTGATCGGGGCCATGATAGTGATGTAGATGTGGTTGATAAGGATTCTTCATCTGGGTCTGACTTAAAAGTGCTCATTAGTTTAGGCGGTGTTAATAATAACAGTGTGAATGTCAGTGATAGTCAACCCGGGTCTGATTTGCAAGAATCCACTACTGGtgcaagaaaagaagaggaggcCAGTTTCAAGGATGGTTCAGTTGCTTTAAGTTTCAAAGAGAATGATGTAGATAAAGGATCAGAAGAGAGTAGCTCAGATGCTGCTTCTGCAGATTCTAAATCAGGGGCTAAGTCAGATGTATCTGCTGTGCCCAGTAATGCATCCAAGACTGGTTCTGATGATCCAG GCTGTGATTTGTACCGTGGAAATTGGTTTTACGATTCTCTAGGACCATTATACACAAACAACACATGCCCTGTCCTAACACAGATGCAGAACTGCCAGGGAAATGGAAGGCCAGACAAGGAATATGAGAATTGGCGGTGGAAACCTTCTCAGTGTAACCTCCCACGATTTGATGCCAAGAAGTTTCTGGAATTGATGAGAGGGAAAACAATAGCTTTCATAGGTGACTCTGTTGCTCGAAACCAGATGGAATCGATGCTGTGCCTTCTCTGGCAGGCAA AGGCTCCCAAAAACCAAgggaataaaaaaatgcaacGATATTTCTTTAGGTCGACATCTACCATGGTTGTCCGGATATGGTCCTCTTGGCTTGTTCACCAAACATCAGAACCTATTGATTTTGCTCCAGAGGGTGTTGTTAAACTCCACCTTGATGCCCCGGATGAGCATTTCATGGAATTCATCCCCAGTTTCGATGTGATTGTTCTCTCTTCAGGCCACTGGTTTGCCAAGCAGTCAGTCTATGTCCTCAACAATGAAATTGTGGGAGGACAGTTGTGGTGGCCAGACAAGTCTCGTCCAATGAAGATTAACAATATTGAAGCATTTGGGATATCTGTTGAGACAATTCTCACATCTATTGCCTCACATCCAAATTACACTGGGCTAACCATTCTGCGCTCTTATTCACCTGACCATTACGAGGGTGGGGCCTGGAATACTGGTGGATCATGCACCGGGAAGGAAAAGCCTCTTGCACCAGGTGAATTAGTGGGAAATAGCTTTACTGACATAATGCACAAGAAACAGATAGCAGGTTTTGATCGTGCAATTAAGAAGGCGACCGATAAATCAAAGTTGAAGTTGATGGATATCACCGAGGCCTTTGGCTATCGTCATGATGGACATCCAGGTCCATACCGAAGCCTTGACCCTAATAAACTCACAAAACGTGGTCCAGATGGAAAGCCACCTCCGCAGGATTGCTTACACTGGTGCATGCCTGGTCCAGTTGATACCTGGAACGAACTTGTGCTCGAAATCATTAGAAGAGATTTTGCGTCCAGCCAAAGCTCTCCAGTATGA
- the LOC7482138 gene encoding 65-kDa microtubule-associated protein 3 isoform X1 produces the protein MRRVINMSNVQSDRLLQVETTCGTLLYELQIIWNEVGETDTDRDKMLLELEQECLEVYRRKVDQANRNRAQLRQAIADSEAELAVICSSMGERPVHIRQADQNAGSLKEELGRILPQLEEMRKRKLDRRKQFHEVVEDIRKISSEIYGSADHNILVDEADLSLRRLEELHRQLHELEKEKSDRLKQVQQHLDTLNALCLVLGMDFKHTASEVHTSFGDSGGSRDISNQTIQLLAAAIHKLREVKIHRMQRLQDLATTMLELWNLMDTPVEEQQEFQNVTCNIAASEHEITEPNTLSLDFIKYVEAEVSRLEELKSSKMKELVLKKRSELEEICRKMHMIPEADAAVEYAVEAIESGNLDPASILEQIELQIANIKEEAFSRKEILEKVEKWLNACEEESWLEEYNRDDNRYNAGRGTHLILKRAEKARSLVNKMPGMVEALASKTMAWEKERGAEFLYDGIRLLSMLEEYTILRQEKEEERRRQRDQKKLQGQLIAEQEALYGSKPSPSKPPSVKKTPRVSTGGASNRRLSLGGTMLQTPRPDLPHSSKATPHPRAGNKVDRTHQNDHLKPQQDDGFDALSAGRRGLDIAGLATKKHAFGAVNAREPQSPMLRQPFSPISSTVSSKSNILEEATTPHNDTFKKTLPINDVSFKTPSKTNTIADEENRRTPKAMPIPMPMTPSTVSVPMQTAMTPAVNPVETPEEIEYSFEERRAGFVLPNTHIKSVIQLNPNHW, from the exons ATG AGGCGGGTAATCAACATGTCTAATGTCCAGAGCGATCGACTTCTGCAAGTGGAAACAACTTGTGGAACCCTTTTATATGAATTGCAG ATAATTTGGAATGAAGTAGGGGAAACAGATACTGATAGGGATAAAATGCTGCTTGAGCTTGAACAAGAGTGTCTTGAGGTATATAGAAGGAAGGTGGACCAGGCGAACCGGAACAGAGCTCAGTTACGACAGGCAATAGCTGATTCTGAAGCAGAATTGGCTGTCATCTGTTCTTCAATGGGGGAAAGACCAGTACATATCCGACAG GCTGATCAAAATGCTGGAAGCTTGAAGGAAGAGCTTGGAAGAATTCTTCCACAACTTGAGGAGATGAGGAAGAGGAAATTGGATAGAAGAAAGCAGTTTCATGAGGTTGTAGAGGACATACGGAAGATCTCAAGTGAGATCTATGGATCTGCTGATCATAATATATTAGTTGATGAAGCTGATCTCTCCTTGAGAAGGCTGGAAGAGCTGCACAGACAGCTGCATGAacttgagaaagaaaag AGTGATCGCTTGAAGCAGGTTCAGCAGCATCTAGATACTTTGAATGCACTCTGCTTAGTGCTTGGTATGGATTTCAAGCACACAGCTAGTGAGGTCCATACAAGTTTTGGTGATTCTGGAGGATCGAGGGACATAAGTAATCAAACAATTCAGCTTTTGGCTGCTGCAATACACAAATTGCGAGAGGTTAAAATACATAGAATGCAAAGG CTGCAAGATCTTGCAACTACAATGTTGGAACTATGGAATTTGATGGATACCCCTGTCGAGGAGCAGCAAGAATTTCAAAATGTTACATGCAATATAGCTGCTTCAGAGCATGAAATAACAGAACCAAACACACTTTCTctggattttataaaatat GTTGAGGCTGAAGTTTCTCGTTTGGAAGAGTTGAAGTCAAGCAAGATGAAGGAGCTAGTTCTGAAGAAGAGGTCAGAACTGGAGGAGATCTGCAGAAAAATGCATATGATTCCTGAAGCAGATGCTGCAGTAGAATATGCTGTTGAAGCCATAGAATCtg GAAACCTGGACCCTGCGAGTATACTTGAGCAAATTGAGCTTCAAATTGCTAACATTAAGGAGGAAGCTTTTAGCAGGAAAGAAATACTTGAAAAGGTCGAGAAATGGTTGAATGCATGTGAAGAGGAGAGTTGGCTTGAGGAGTATAACAGG GATGACAACCGATACAATGCTGGGAGAGGCACTCATCTTATTCTAAAGCGTGCTGAGAAAGCTCGTTCTTTGGTTAATAAAATGCCAG GTATGGTGGAGGCATTGGCTTCAAAAACAATGGCATGGGAAAAGGAGAGAGGTGCTGAATTCTTATATGATGGT ATTCGCCTTCTTTCTATGCTTGAAGAGTACACCATATTACGCCaggagaaagaggaagaaagaCGGAGGCAGCGG GATCAGAAGAAACTGCAGGGACAACTGATAGCTGAGCAGGAGGCCCTTTATGGATCAAAGCCAAGCCCTTCAAAGCCCCCGAGTGTGAAAAAAACCCCTAGAGTTTCAACTGGAGGTGCAAGCAATAGGAGACTTTCCCTTGGAGGAACAATGCTTCAGACTCCTAGACCTGATTTACCTCACTCTAGCAAAGCTACACCACATCCACGTGCTGGCAATAAAGTAGATcgaacacatcaaaatgatcattTGAAACCCCAACAGGATGATGGCTTTGATGCTTTATCGGCTG GTAGGAGAGGGTTGGATATTGCTGGTCTTGCTACGAAGAAACACGCGTTTGGTGCTGTAAATGCTCGCGAACCACAATCACCAATGCTGCGGCAACCTTTCTCACCTATTTCTTCCACTGTTTCATCAAAATCCAACATCTTGGAAGAAGCGACAACACCACACAATGACACCTTTAAGAAGACACTTCCGATAAATGATGTGTCCTTTAAAACTCCTTCGAAGACAAATACTATTGCAGATGAAGAGAATAGGAGGACTCCAAAGGCAATGCCAATTCCTATGCCCATGACACCTTCAACAGTATCAGTACCAATGCAGACGGCTATGACCCCAGCAGTTAATCCAGTTGAAACCCCTGAAGAAATTGAGTATTCTTTCGAGGAAAGAAGAGCAGGCTTCGTTCTTCCCAACACACATATAAAATCAGTCATACAACTAAACCCAAACCATTGGTGA
- the LOC7482138 gene encoding 65-kDa microtubule-associated protein 3 isoform X2: MSNVQSDRLLQVETTCGTLLYELQIIWNEVGETDTDRDKMLLELEQECLEVYRRKVDQANRNRAQLRQAIADSEAELAVICSSMGERPVHIRQADQNAGSLKEELGRILPQLEEMRKRKLDRRKQFHEVVEDIRKISSEIYGSADHNILVDEADLSLRRLEELHRQLHELEKEKSDRLKQVQQHLDTLNALCLVLGMDFKHTASEVHTSFGDSGGSRDISNQTIQLLAAAIHKLREVKIHRMQRLQDLATTMLELWNLMDTPVEEQQEFQNVTCNIAASEHEITEPNTLSLDFIKYVEAEVSRLEELKSSKMKELVLKKRSELEEICRKMHMIPEADAAVEYAVEAIESGNLDPASILEQIELQIANIKEEAFSRKEILEKVEKWLNACEEESWLEEYNRDDNRYNAGRGTHLILKRAEKARSLVNKMPGMVEALASKTMAWEKERGAEFLYDGIRLLSMLEEYTILRQEKEEERRRQRDQKKLQGQLIAEQEALYGSKPSPSKPPSVKKTPRVSTGGASNRRLSLGGTMLQTPRPDLPHSSKATPHPRAGNKVDRTHQNDHLKPQQDDGFDALSAGRRGLDIAGLATKKHAFGAVNAREPQSPMLRQPFSPISSTVSSKSNILEEATTPHNDTFKKTLPINDVSFKTPSKTNTIADEENRRTPKAMPIPMPMTPSTVSVPMQTAMTPAVNPVETPEEIEYSFEERRAGFVLPNTHIKSVIQLNPNHW; this comes from the exons ATGTCTAATGTCCAGAGCGATCGACTTCTGCAAGTGGAAACAACTTGTGGAACCCTTTTATATGAATTGCAG ATAATTTGGAATGAAGTAGGGGAAACAGATACTGATAGGGATAAAATGCTGCTTGAGCTTGAACAAGAGTGTCTTGAGGTATATAGAAGGAAGGTGGACCAGGCGAACCGGAACAGAGCTCAGTTACGACAGGCAATAGCTGATTCTGAAGCAGAATTGGCTGTCATCTGTTCTTCAATGGGGGAAAGACCAGTACATATCCGACAG GCTGATCAAAATGCTGGAAGCTTGAAGGAAGAGCTTGGAAGAATTCTTCCACAACTTGAGGAGATGAGGAAGAGGAAATTGGATAGAAGAAAGCAGTTTCATGAGGTTGTAGAGGACATACGGAAGATCTCAAGTGAGATCTATGGATCTGCTGATCATAATATATTAGTTGATGAAGCTGATCTCTCCTTGAGAAGGCTGGAAGAGCTGCACAGACAGCTGCATGAacttgagaaagaaaag AGTGATCGCTTGAAGCAGGTTCAGCAGCATCTAGATACTTTGAATGCACTCTGCTTAGTGCTTGGTATGGATTTCAAGCACACAGCTAGTGAGGTCCATACAAGTTTTGGTGATTCTGGAGGATCGAGGGACATAAGTAATCAAACAATTCAGCTTTTGGCTGCTGCAATACACAAATTGCGAGAGGTTAAAATACATAGAATGCAAAGG CTGCAAGATCTTGCAACTACAATGTTGGAACTATGGAATTTGATGGATACCCCTGTCGAGGAGCAGCAAGAATTTCAAAATGTTACATGCAATATAGCTGCTTCAGAGCATGAAATAACAGAACCAAACACACTTTCTctggattttataaaatat GTTGAGGCTGAAGTTTCTCGTTTGGAAGAGTTGAAGTCAAGCAAGATGAAGGAGCTAGTTCTGAAGAAGAGGTCAGAACTGGAGGAGATCTGCAGAAAAATGCATATGATTCCTGAAGCAGATGCTGCAGTAGAATATGCTGTTGAAGCCATAGAATCtg GAAACCTGGACCCTGCGAGTATACTTGAGCAAATTGAGCTTCAAATTGCTAACATTAAGGAGGAAGCTTTTAGCAGGAAAGAAATACTTGAAAAGGTCGAGAAATGGTTGAATGCATGTGAAGAGGAGAGTTGGCTTGAGGAGTATAACAGG GATGACAACCGATACAATGCTGGGAGAGGCACTCATCTTATTCTAAAGCGTGCTGAGAAAGCTCGTTCTTTGGTTAATAAAATGCCAG GTATGGTGGAGGCATTGGCTTCAAAAACAATGGCATGGGAAAAGGAGAGAGGTGCTGAATTCTTATATGATGGT ATTCGCCTTCTTTCTATGCTTGAAGAGTACACCATATTACGCCaggagaaagaggaagaaagaCGGAGGCAGCGG GATCAGAAGAAACTGCAGGGACAACTGATAGCTGAGCAGGAGGCCCTTTATGGATCAAAGCCAAGCCCTTCAAAGCCCCCGAGTGTGAAAAAAACCCCTAGAGTTTCAACTGGAGGTGCAAGCAATAGGAGACTTTCCCTTGGAGGAACAATGCTTCAGACTCCTAGACCTGATTTACCTCACTCTAGCAAAGCTACACCACATCCACGTGCTGGCAATAAAGTAGATcgaacacatcaaaatgatcattTGAAACCCCAACAGGATGATGGCTTTGATGCTTTATCGGCTG GTAGGAGAGGGTTGGATATTGCTGGTCTTGCTACGAAGAAACACGCGTTTGGTGCTGTAAATGCTCGCGAACCACAATCACCAATGCTGCGGCAACCTTTCTCACCTATTTCTTCCACTGTTTCATCAAAATCCAACATCTTGGAAGAAGCGACAACACCACACAATGACACCTTTAAGAAGACACTTCCGATAAATGATGTGTCCTTTAAAACTCCTTCGAAGACAAATACTATTGCAGATGAAGAGAATAGGAGGACTCCAAAGGCAATGCCAATTCCTATGCCCATGACACCTTCAACAGTATCAGTACCAATGCAGACGGCTATGACCCCAGCAGTTAATCCAGTTGAAACCCCTGAAGAAATTGAGTATTCTTTCGAGGAAAGAAGAGCAGGCTTCGTTCTTCCCAACACACATATAAAATCAGTCATACAACTAAACCCAAACCATTGGTGA
- the LOC7482176 gene encoding ATP-dependent Clp protease ATP-binding subunit CLPT1, chloroplastic yields the protein MASNTISFLPIPISTSQFCNEKPHNSSLLPLPLSSFYGNKLLISHSKLRTLSLKGNKPSTNVTVLSTLPTKKYTSQKIPKWSARAIRSFGLGELEARKLKYPNTGTDALLMGILIEGTSPAAKFLRANGITFFKVREETVNLLGKSEMYFFSPEHPPLTEQAQRALDWAVEEKLKSGDSGEITTTHILLGTWSEKESAGCKILETLGFNDDKAKEVAESMNGDVALSFK from the exons ATGGCTTCTAACACCATCTCATTTCTCCCAATTCCAATCTCCACCTCTCAATTTTGCAATGAAAAACCACATAATTCTTCACTCTTGCCACTCCCTTTAAGCTCCTTTTATGGCAACAAGCTATTGATTTCACACTCAAAGTTGAGAACTTTATCTCTTAAGGGAAATAAGCCATCAACGAATGTCACAGTTTTATCTACTCTACCCACCAA GAAGTATACATCTCAGAAGATACCAAA ATGGTCAGCAAGAGCGATAAGGTCATTTGGGTTAGGAGAACTGGAGGCGAGGAAGTTGAAGTATCCTAATACGGGAACTGATGCACTTTTAATGGGGATTTTGATTGAGG GGACTAGTCCAGCTGCAAAGTTTTTGAGGGCTAATGGGATTACTTTTTTCAAAGTCAGAGAAGAAACTGTGAATTTACTTGGGAAAtctgaaatgtatttttttagtcctGAGCATCCTCCATTGACTGAACAAGCTCAAAGAGCACTTGATTGGGCTGTTGAGGAGAAACTAAAGTCAG GAGATAGTGGAGAAATTACCACAACTCATATACTTCTGGGGACATGGTCAGAAAAAGAATCTGCAGGCTGCAAGATATTGGAAACTTTAGGTTTTAATGACGATAAAGCTAAAGAAGTCGCAGAATCT ATGAACGGAGATGTTGCCCTGAGCTTCAAGTAG
- the LOC7482177 gene encoding protein YLS7 isoform X1 codes for MKRASLMWKAMALASSPKESNPTMAAFPRSLSSMAASVGGLAVFLVIASLLLVSYPIGSTVSGYFYGIDSAGQVDLPIFEGNQSSIDRGHDSDVDVVDKDSSSGSDLKVLISLGGVNNNSVNVSDSQPGSDLQESTTGARKEEEASFKDGSVALSFKENDVDKGSEESSSDAASADSKSGAKSDVSAVPSNASKTGSDDPGCDLYRGNWFYDSLGPLYTNNTCPVLTQMQNCQGNGRPDKEYENWRWKPSQCNLPRFDAKKFLELMRGKTIAFIGDSVARNQMESMLCLLWQVEAPKNQGNKKMQRYFFRSTSTMVVRIWSSWLVHQTSEPIDFAPEGVVKLHLDAPDEHFMEFIPSFDVIVLSSGHWFAKQSVYVLNNEIVGGQLWWPDKSRPMKINNIEAFGISVETILTSIASHPNYTGLTILRSYSPDHYEGGAWNTGGSCTGKEKPLAPGELVGNSFTDIMHKKQIAGFDRAIKKATDKSKLKLMDITEAFGYRHDGHPGPYRSLDPNKLTKRGPDGKPPPQDCLHWCMPGPVDTWNELVLEIIRRDFASSQSSPV; via the exons ATGAAAAGAGCTAGCTTAATGTGGAAAGCCATGGCCTTGGCTTCTTCACCGAAAGAGAGTAATCCCACGATGGCTGCGTTTCCACGGTCCCTTTCATCAATGGCAGCATCAGTTGGAGGCCTTGCAGTATTCCTGGTTATTGCTTCTTTGCTTTTGGTTTCGTACCCTATAGGTTCCACGGTTAGTGGATACTTTTATGGGATAGATAGCGCCGGACAAGTTGATTTACCCATTTTTGAAGGCAATCAAAGCTCCATTGATCGGGGCCATGATAGTGATGTAGATGTGGTTGATAAGGATTCTTCATCTGGGTCTGACTTAAAAGTGCTCATTAGTTTAGGCGGTGTTAATAATAACAGTGTGAATGTCAGTGATAGTCAACCCGGGTCTGATTTGCAAGAATCCACTACTGGtgcaagaaaagaagaggaggcCAGTTTCAAGGATGGTTCAGTTGCTTTAAGTTTCAAAGAGAATGATGTAGATAAAGGATCAGAAGAGAGTAGCTCAGATGCTGCTTCTGCAGATTCTAAATCAGGGGCTAAGTCAGATGTATCTGCTGTGCCCAGTAATGCATCCAAGACTGGTTCTGATGATCCAG GCTGTGATTTGTACCGTGGAAATTGGTTTTACGATTCTCTAGGACCATTATACACAAACAACACATGCCCTGTCCTAACACAGATGCAGAACTGCCAGGGAAATGGAAGGCCAGACAAGGAATATGAGAATTGGCGGTGGAAACCTTCTCAGTGTAACCTCCCACGATTTGATGCCAAGAAGTTTCTGGAATTGATGAGAGGGAAAACAATAGCTTTCATAGGTGACTCTGTTGCTCGAAACCAGATGGAATCGATGCTGTGCCTTCTCTGGCAG GTAGAGGCTCCCAAAAACCAAgggaataaaaaaatgcaacGATATTTCTTTAGGTCGACATCTACCATGGTTGTCCGGATATGGTCCTCTTGGCTTGTTCACCAAACATCAGAACCTATTGATTTTGCTCCAGAGGGTGTTGTTAAACTCCACCTTGATGCCCCGGATGAGCATTTCATGGAATTCATCCCCAGTTTCGATGTGATTGTTCTCTCTTCAGGCCACTGGTTTGCCAAGCAGTCAGTCTATGTCCTCAACAATGAAATTGTGGGAGGACAGTTGTGGTGGCCAGACAAGTCTCGTCCAATGAAGATTAACAATATTGAAGCATTTGGGATATCTGTTGAGACAATTCTCACATCTATTGCCTCACATCCAAATTACACTGGGCTAACCATTCTGCGCTCTTATTCACCTGACCATTACGAGGGTGGGGCCTGGAATACTGGTGGATCATGCACCGGGAAGGAAAAGCCTCTTGCACCAGGTGAATTAGTGGGAAATAGCTTTACTGACATAATGCACAAGAAACAGATAGCAGGTTTTGATCGTGCAATTAAGAAGGCGACCGATAAATCAAAGTTGAAGTTGATGGATATCACCGAGGCCTTTGGCTATCGTCATGATGGACATCCAGGTCCATACCGAAGCCTTGACCCTAATAAACTCACAAAACGTGGTCCAGATGGAAAGCCACCTCCGCAGGATTGCTTACACTGGTGCATGCCTGGTCCAGTTGATACCTGGAACGAACTTGTGCTCGAAATCATTAGAAGAGATTTTGCGTCCAGCCAAAGCTCTCCAGTATGA